The Anolis carolinensis isolate JA03-04 chromosome 1, rAnoCar3.1.pri, whole genome shotgun sequence genome window below encodes:
- the LOC134295511 gene encoding uncharacterized protein LOC134295511, with the protein MVGRSLPFLAFLMFMFPTVKVSGDITESLVCSFRSGCGELTLSQENGHHPAVAVRCNMQVEDEELLGAGGGRSERATPEPDAEFHQLAALASSTAYAQPNGVTQRRGVVRGDSTGGEEGSPSPGPQRMVFLEERMSAMETTLAVMSRAMERLAFLAEPERGRELRAGSMWDVSVGSSQGFADLPAPKGREMRKEPGARPKTQTSLTRVEESDDEGEKPPRIPATLPAETLVPLANAGRGTGPREAAAGPTGPQGGLRRAENWGLPPQGPLPRREELRIEFGGESSELDFFLTTVRGYMEDNAHTFRTESSRIRAIGAVLKRGAASWYVQLHARRDPCLGSLRRFMGALETRFRDPLEQIRAREKLKTVSQGQRSVSEYAEEFQCLAEKVPEWSAVTKIELFKEGLRREILSWAVHRDEPDTLRGWIQLAGRVETSLAQARRHRGGLQQRPQMKEGSRKEGSTPAGRRTEPTGNVSASRSGCFVCGRLGHRAAECWQRKGEGGGPPKPRAVAGKRAEEEPPMRHHSGGLDEGEEDAMSEPCY; encoded by the exons atggttggccggagcctcccattcttggcttttttgatgttcatgtttcctacagtaaaagtttctggtgatatcacagagagtctcgtgtgttcattcaggagcggctgtggtgagctgacactaagccaagaaaacggacaccatcccgctgtagcggtgaggtgtaacatgcaagtggaggatgaagagctcttgggcgcaggaggaggaaggtcggaaagggccactcccgagccggacgctgagttccaccagctggcggccctggcgtcatccaccgcttatgcccagccaaatggggtaacccagaggcgtggagtggtgcggggagacagcaccggaggagaggaaggttcaccttccccaggcccacaaaggatggtgtttctggaggagaggatgtcggcgatggagaccaccctggcagtgatgtcgagggcgatggagcgcctggcgtttttggcggagccagagagaggaagggaacttcgggctggctcaatgtgggacgtgagcgtgggaagcagccagggcttcgcagacctcccagcaccgaagggaagggaaatgcgaaaggagcccggcgcccggcccaagacccaaacaagcctgacgcgggtggaggagagtgacgacgaaggggaaaaacctccgagaatcccagctacgctcccagctgagaccctggtgcccctggcgaatgccgggcgtggcacagggccaagagaagcagcagcggggcccactggtccgcaagggggcttgcgacgggcggagaattggggattgccaccacagggacccctaccaagacgagaggaactaaggatcgagtttgggggagagtcctctgaactggattttttcctgaccacggtgaggggctatatggaggacaatgctcacacttttagaacggaatccagccggatacgggccattggtgcagtgttgaagaggggagcggccagctggtacgttcagctgcacgcgcggcgcgacccatgtctggggtcactccgacgctttatgggggccctggagacccgtttccgagatccactggagcagatccgggcgagggagaagttgaagaccgtctcccaggggcagaggtcggtatctgagtatgcggaggagttccaatgcctcgccgaaaaggtgccggaatggtctgcagtaacaaagatagaactcttcaaagagggtctcaggcgggagatcctctcctgggcggtgcatcgtgatgagcctgacacactgcgcggatggattcagctggcggggcgcgtcgagacatcgctggcccaggcgaggaggcaccgaggagggctacagcagcggccgcagatgaaagaggggagccggaaggagggatcaaccccagccgggaggagaacggagccgacagggaacgtgagcgccagcaggagtggctgctttgtgtgcggccggttgggccacagggctgccgagtgctggcagagaaaaggggaaggcggaggcccgcccaaaccaagagccgtggcagggaaacgcgccgaggaagaaccaccgatgaggcaccactcgggggggttg gacgaaggggaggaggacgccatgtcagaaccctgctactag